One segment of Magnetococcus sp. PR-3 DNA contains the following:
- a CDS encoding helix-turn-helix domain-containing protein, producing MKTIDMYCDLAIKRQGLKNDTALANEIGIGRAAISQWRTKRTVPSDETMIKLAELAKEDPELALLHLAMWRTEGEAHLVWQRILKGISAAGLAFMMALPSNSSAGTLPGYEDTSNCMQGNTIHLMRHYGRTLKESSKTNQLKLHLVTNIEPTALY from the coding sequence ATGAAAACCATCGATATGTATTGTGATTTGGCTATCAAACGCCAAGGATTGAAAAATGATACAGCCTTGGCTAATGAAATAGGGATTGGGCGTGCTGCAATCTCTCAATGGAGAACAAAACGAACCGTTCCCAGCGACGAAACCATGATTAAACTGGCAGAACTCGCCAAAGAAGACCCAGAACTAGCACTCTTACACCTTGCAATGTGGCGAACCGAAGGCGAGGCCCATTTAGTTTGGCAACGAATTTTAAAAGGAATTTCAGCAGCAGGGTTGGCTTTTATGATGGCATTACCATCGAACAGCAGTGCGGGAACACTACCCGGATACGAAGATACATCGAATTGCATGCAAGGTAATACAATACATCTTATGCGACACTATGGCAGAACCCTAAAGGAGAGCTCCAAAACCAACCAGCTCAAGTTACATTTAGTTACAAATATAGAACCAACAGCACTATACTAA